The Arachis duranensis cultivar V14167 chromosome 2, aradu.V14167.gnm2.J7QH, whole genome shotgun sequence genome has a window encoding:
- the LOC107475189 gene encoding putative tRNA (cytidine(32)/guanosine(34)-2'-O)-methyltransferase: protein MGKASRDKRDIYYRKAKEEGWRARSAFKLLQIDEEFNIFEGVKRVVDLCAAPGSWSQVLSRKVYLPVKLAPDAKDEDLPLIVAIDLQPMAPIEGVIQVQGDITNARTAEVVIRHFDGCKADLVVCDGAPDVTGLHDMDEFVQSQLILAGLTIVSHVLKEGGKFIAKIFRGKDTSLLYCQLKLFFPVVTFAKPKSSRNSSIEAFAVCENYSPPEGFNPKDLHRLLEKVGSPSGVDDTDCCSGRLEGPNKVYIPFLACGDLSGYDSDRSYPLPKVVGGTYQSLDPVQPPIAPPYKRALELKKGTSQGGGIRELENLTLDS, encoded by the exons ATGGGCAAAGCATCAAGGGATAAGAGG GATATATATTACCggaaagcaaaagaagaaggttGGCGTGCTCGAAGTGCCTTTAAACTCCTTCAGATAGATGAGGAGTTCAACATTTTTGAAG GAGTGAAGCGTGTTGTAGATTTATGTGCTGCCCCAGGTAGCTGGAGTCAG GTTTTGAGTCGTAAAGTGTATCTCCCGGTTAAACTTGCACCTGATGCAAA GGATGAAGATCTTCCTCTTATTGTAGCTATTGATTTGCAGCCAATGGCTCCAATTGAAGGTGTTATCCAGGTGCAGGGTGATATAACTAATGCACGGACTGCTGAAGTG GTCATCAGACATTTTGATGGCTGCAAGGCTGACCTAGTTGTGTGTGATGGTGCTCCGGATG TTACTGGGCTTCATGACATGGACGAATTTGTTCAGTCCCAACTCATACTTGCA GGTTTGACAATTGTTTCCCATGTCCTTAAGGAAGGAGGGAAATTTATAGCAAAGATATTTAGAGGAAAAGATACAAGTCTTTTATATTGTCAG ctaaaattatttttccctGTTGTTACTTTTGCAAAACCAAAAAGCAGTCGCAATTCCAGCATAG AGGCATTTGCAGTTTGTGAAAACTATTCCCCTCCTGAAGGATTCAATCCAAAAGATCTTCATCGCCTTCTTGAGAAGGTTGGAAGTCCCTCAGGGGTAGATGATACAG ATTGTTGTAGTGGGAGGTTGGAAGGCCCTAACAAGGTGTATATACCATTTCTAGCATGTGGTGACCTTAGTGGATATGATTCTGATCGCTCATATCCACTACCTAAAGTTGTTGGGGGAACCTATCAGAGCCTTGATCCTGTTCAGCCCCCAATTGCACCTCCTTACAAGAGAGCATTGGAGTTGAAAAAGGGCACTAGTCAAGGAGGAGGAATCCGAGAACTTGAAAATCTCACATTGGATTCTTGA